The following coding sequences lie in one Pseudomonas syringae CC1557 genomic window:
- a CDS encoding lipoprotein-releasing ABC transporter permease subunit yields MFRPLPIFIGMRYTRAKRRKSFISFISMTSMIGLALGVLAMIVVLSVMNGFQREMSSRILGMVPHAVIAGNAPVDDWKPLAAAALKNPEVTAAVPFTDMEGMLSYKGSMQPIQISGVDPALEHEVSIVTRHITRGSIEDLKPGEFGVVLGDLTARRFRLTIGDKLTLIVPEVSSAPGGITPRLQRLTVVGIFKVGAELDGSMGLINIADAAQMQRWQPDQVQGVRLALKDLYKAPQVSTAIAAGLGDGYHADDWTHTQGSLFSAMKMEKTMIGLLLLMIVAVAAFNIIATLIMVVNDKGADIAILRTIGATPRQIMAIFMVQGTVIGIVGTLIGGVLGIIAALNVSSLVGWIERVSGQHIFSSDVYFISNLPSELQGGDVLLICSAGFILSFLATVYPAWRAAQIQPAHALRYE; encoded by the coding sequence ATGTTCAGACCGTTACCCATCTTCATCGGCATGCGCTATACCCGCGCCAAGCGCCGCAAAAGCTTCATCTCGTTCATTTCGATGACCTCGATGATCGGTTTGGCACTGGGCGTGCTGGCCATGATCGTGGTGCTGTCGGTCATGAACGGTTTCCAGCGCGAAATGAGCTCACGGATTCTGGGCATGGTGCCGCATGCGGTAATCGCCGGTAATGCGCCGGTGGATGACTGGAAGCCACTGGCTGCTGCTGCGCTGAAAAACCCGGAAGTCACCGCTGCCGTGCCGTTCACTGACATGGAAGGCATGCTGTCTTACAAGGGGTCGATGCAGCCGATCCAGATCAGCGGCGTCGATCCTGCGCTGGAGCATGAGGTGTCGATCGTTACCCGGCACATTACCCGCGGCAGCATCGAGGACCTGAAACCGGGCGAGTTCGGTGTGGTGCTGGGTGATCTGACTGCGCGGCGCTTTCGCTTGACGATCGGCGACAAGCTGACCCTGATTGTGCCGGAAGTCAGCAGCGCACCGGGTGGTATCACGCCACGCCTGCAACGCCTGACGGTGGTCGGTATTTTCAAGGTTGGCGCAGAGCTGGACGGTTCCATGGGGCTGATCAACATTGCCGATGCCGCGCAGATGCAGCGCTGGCAGCCTGATCAGGTCCAGGGCGTGCGGTTGGCGCTGAAGGACTTGTACAAGGCGCCTCAGGTGTCTACGGCCATTGCCGCCGGGCTGGGTGACGGCTATCACGCCGATGACTGGACGCATACCCAAGGCAGCCTGTTCAGTGCGATGAAGATGGAAAAGACCATGATCGGTCTGTTGCTGCTGATGATCGTCGCCGTGGCGGCGTTCAACATCATTGCCACGCTGATCATGGTGGTCAACGACAAGGGCGCAGACATTGCGATCCTGCGCACCATCGGTGCCACGCCTCGTCAGATCATGGCGATCTTCATGGTTCAGGGCACGGTGATCGGTATTGTCGGCACGTTGATCGGAGGTGTTCTGGGCATTATTGCCGCCTTGAACGTCAGCAGTCTGGTGGGCTGGATCGAACGGGTCAGTGGTCAGCATATCTTCAGCTCTGATGTGTACTTCATCAGCAACCTGCCTTCCGAATTGCAAGGCGGCGATGTGCTGCTGATCTGCAGCGCCGGTTTCATTCTGAGCTTCCTTGCCACCGTCTATCCGGCCTGGCGTGCGGCGCAGATCCAGCCTGCGCACGCGTTGCGTTACGAGTAA
- the queF gene encoding NADPH-dependent 7-cyano-7-deazaguanine reductase QueF (Catalyzes the NADPH-dependent reduction of 7-cyano-7-deazaguanine (preQ0) to 7-aminomethyl-7-deazaguanine (preQ1) in queuosine biosynthesis): MHPAAEHSPLGKSSEYIATYTPSLLFPIPRAAKWAELGLTAQTLPYTGVDFWNCYELSWLLPSGKPVVAIAEFSIPADSPNIIESKSFKLYLNSLNQTAFDGVAQVQTTLEKDLSAAAGKPVGVRIRSLAEIEGEGVAALPGVCIDDLDITVSSYDRPQPELLRCDESQVVEERVHSHLLKSNCPVTSQPDWGSVVVDYRGAALDHASLLAYIVSFRQHSDFHEQCVERIFLDLQRLLKPEKLTVYARYVRRGGLDINPYRSTEVLDVDNRRLARQ, from the coding sequence ATGCATCCCGCAGCCGAACACTCGCCGCTGGGCAAGTCCAGTGAGTACATCGCTACCTATACGCCGTCCCTGTTGTTTCCGATCCCGCGCGCCGCAAAATGGGCCGAGCTGGGGCTGACCGCGCAGACGCTGCCGTACACGGGTGTCGATTTCTGGAACTGCTACGAGCTGTCCTGGCTGCTGCCGTCCGGCAAGCCGGTGGTCGCGATTGCCGAGTTCAGCATTCCGGCCGACTCGCCGAATATTATTGAATCGAAGTCTTTCAAGCTGTACCTCAATTCGCTGAACCAGACTGCTTTCGATGGCGTAGCACAAGTACAGACGACGCTTGAAAAGGATTTGTCAGCGGCCGCAGGCAAGCCAGTGGGCGTGCGTATTCGCAGCCTGGCGGAAATCGAAGGGGAGGGTGTCGCGGCATTGCCGGGTGTGTGTATCGACGATCTGGACATCACGGTCAGCAGCTACGACCGGCCGCAGCCTGAGTTGCTGCGCTGTGACGAGTCACAGGTGGTCGAAGAGCGCGTGCACAGTCATCTGCTCAAATCCAACTGCCCGGTCACCAGCCAGCCCGACTGGGGCAGTGTAGTGGTCGACTATCGCGGTGCGGCGCTGGATCACGCCAGCCTGCTGGCGTACATCGTCAGCTTCCGCCAGCACTCGGACTTTCACGAGCAGTGCGTAGAAAGAATCTTTCTCGACCTGCAGCGTCTGCTCAAGCCGGAGAAGCTGACCGTCTACGCACGCTACGTGCGCCGTGGCGGGCTGGACATCAACCCGTACCGCAGTACTGAAGTGCTCGACGTGGATAATCGCAGACTGGCGCGGCAGTAG
- a CDS encoding DUF4404 family protein, giving the protein MPARELQEQLNTLREQLEHNPPLSESERENLHELMQQIETKIQLEQATQEQDSSLSDGVNLAVERFELEHPGIAGTLRNIVQTLGNIGI; this is encoded by the coding sequence ATGCCTGCCCGCGAACTTCAAGAACAACTCAATACACTGCGCGAGCAACTTGAGCACAACCCGCCGCTTTCGGAATCCGAGCGCGAAAACCTGCACGAACTCATGCAACAAATTGAAACAAAAATTCAGCTGGAGCAAGCGACTCAAGAGCAGGACAGCAGCCTCTCCGATGGCGTGAATTTGGCTGTAGAACGTTTTGAGCTGGAGCATCCAGGTATCGCCGGCACACTGCGCAACATCGTACAGACGCTGGGTAATATCGGGATTTGA
- a CDS encoding phosphatase, translating to MLAPVLKPLPTFPALLFGLSGCLVDFGAQAGTTERPGPEHSQPTPGALDILKTLRDQGQPCAWLDELPETVSTPLAAPLDSWIISAPRPAAKWPAPDACWMALMALNVPQLDGCVLISGDPRLLQSGLNAGLWTIGLASCGPLCGLSPAQWQALSDSQREQRRAQATLKLYALGVHSVIDHLGELESCLADITLRRSKGEKP from the coding sequence ATGCTCGCGCCGGTCCTCAAGCCTTTGCCGACTTTCCCCGCCCTGCTGTTCGGCCTTAGCGGCTGCCTGGTGGATTTTGGTGCGCAGGCCGGAACCACAGAGCGTCCGGGGCCTGAGCACAGTCAGCCCACACCTGGCGCGCTGGATATCCTGAAAACCCTGCGTGATCAGGGTCAGCCTTGTGCCTGGCTTGATGAACTGCCTGAAACCGTCAGCACCCCCCTCGCCGCACCGCTGGACAGCTGGATCATTTCCGCGCCTCGCCCGGCAGCGAAATGGCCTGCGCCGGACGCCTGCTGGATGGCACTGATGGCGTTGAACGTCCCGCAACTGGATGGCTGCGTGCTTATCAGCGGCGACCCGCGCCTGTTGCAGTCCGGCCTGAACGCAGGGCTGTGGACCATTGGCCTGGCGTCTTGCGGACCGCTGTGCGGACTGTCTCCCGCACAATGGCAAGCGCTCAGCGACTCGCAACGTGAACAGCGACGTGCGCAGGCGACGCTCAAGCTCTATGCGCTGGGCGTGCACTCGGTCATTGATCACTTGGGCGAACTTGAGTCTTGCCTGGCGGATATCACCCTGCGGCGCAGCAAAGGCGAAAAGCCTTGA
- a CDS encoding MlaA family lipoprotein — MPVTGAGFIKRLAQLSLCAGIALVPVVVQAAEDDPWEGINRSIFSFNDTLDKYTLKPLAKGYQYIAPQFVEDGIHNFFNNIGDVGNLANDVLQAKPAAAGVDTARMIFNTTFGLLGFIDVGTRMGLQRNDEDFGQTLGYWGVPSGPFVVIPLLGPSTVRDAFAKYPDTYTSPYRYIDHVPTRNTALGVNLIDTRASLLSAERMVSGDRYTFIRNAYLQNREFKVKDGKVEDDF, encoded by the coding sequence ATGCCCGTGACTGGTGCAGGCTTTATAAAACGTTTGGCGCAACTTTCGCTGTGCGCGGGCATTGCGCTGGTACCGGTGGTCGTTCAGGCCGCTGAAGACGATCCATGGGAAGGCATCAACCGCTCCATTTTCAGCTTCAACGATACCCTCGACAAGTACACCCTCAAGCCACTGGCGAAGGGTTATCAGTACATCGCCCCGCAATTCGTGGAAGACGGTATACACAACTTCTTCAACAACATTGGCGACGTTGGCAATCTGGCCAACGACGTGCTGCAAGCCAAACCTGCTGCGGCGGGTGTCGACACTGCGCGCATGATTTTCAACACCACCTTCGGGTTGCTGGGCTTTATCGACGTGGGTACCCGCATGGGCCTGCAACGCAACGATGAAGACTTCGGTCAGACGTTGGGCTACTGGGGCGTGCCAAGCGGCCCGTTCGTCGTCATTCCGTTGCTGGGGCCGAGCACCGTGCGTGATGCGTTCGCCAAGTACCCGGACACCTACACCTCTCCATACCGCTATATCGATCATGTCCCGACCCGCAATACGGCGCTGGGCGTCAATCTGATCGACACGCGTGCCAGCCTGCTGTCTGCAGAGCGCATGGTCAGCGGTGATCGCTACACGTTTATCCGTAACGCCTACTTGCAGAACCGTGAGTTCAAGGTCAAGGATGGCAAGGTCGAAGACGACTTTTAA
- a CDS encoding PilZ domain-containing protein — translation MSRTDRDYEEKRDYIRMRVDAEVNLIHAGQVIPAVCIDLSSSGMQVQAPRSFQVGDKLSVRIDSDHAALKGLEAETEVVWVNDEEGGGQKLGLSIVSMN, via the coding sequence ATGAGTCGAACTGATCGCGACTATGAGGAAAAACGGGATTACATACGCATGCGTGTTGATGCAGAGGTTAATCTAATCCACGCAGGCCAGGTCATTCCTGCCGTATGCATTGATCTTTCCAGCTCGGGCATGCAGGTTCAGGCACCTCGCTCCTTCCAGGTGGGCGACAAACTCAGCGTGCGTATCGACTCCGATCATGCGGCGCTGAAGGGTTTAGAGGCCGAAACGGAGGTCGTCTGGGTGAATGATGAAGAAGGCGGCGGGCAAAAACTGGGGCTGTCCATCGTCTCGATGAACTGA
- the rssB gene encoding two-component system response regulator RssB, translating into MPKTSATLLIIDDDEVVRASLAAYLEDSGFSVLQASNGLQGIQIFEQEKPDLVVCDLRMPQMGGLELIRQVTVSAPQTPVIVVSGAGVMSDAVEALRLGAADYLIKPLEDLAVLEHSVRRALDRSRLLNENQVYREKLEKANRELEASLHLLQEDQDAGRQVQMNMLPITPWSIDEFQFAHQIIPSLYLSGDFVDYFRVDERRVAFYLADVSGHGASSAFITVLLKFMTTRLLFESKRGGTLPEFKPSDVLGHINRGLISCKLGKHVTMVGGVIDEDAGTLTYAVGGHLPLPVLYTEGQTRYLEGRGLPVGLFNEATYQDHEMELPASFSLTMLSDGILDLLPGDTLKEKEAVLPELVKTAGGSLEGLQRVFELATLGEMPDDIALLVLSRNLE; encoded by the coding sequence ATGCCAAAAACCAGTGCCACGCTGCTGATTATCGATGACGACGAAGTAGTGCGCGCGAGCCTCGCCGCCTATTTGGAAGACAGTGGCTTCAGCGTCCTCCAGGCTAGCAATGGCTTGCAGGGAATACAGATATTCGAGCAGGAAAAGCCCGATTTGGTGGTGTGCGACTTGCGCATGCCGCAGATGGGTGGGCTTGAGCTGATTCGTCAAGTGACCGTCAGCGCTCCGCAGACCCCGGTCATCGTGGTTTCCGGTGCCGGCGTGATGAGCGATGCGGTAGAAGCGTTGCGTCTGGGCGCTGCCGACTACCTGATCAAGCCCCTTGAAGATCTGGCGGTACTCGAACATTCAGTGCGTCGCGCCCTGGATAGGTCGCGCCTGCTCAACGAAAACCAGGTCTATCGCGAGAAGCTGGAAAAAGCCAATCGCGAGCTTGAAGCCAGCCTGCACCTGTTGCAGGAAGATCAGGATGCGGGTCGGCAAGTTCAGATGAACATGCTGCCGATTACTCCCTGGTCAATTGACGAATTCCAGTTCGCTCACCAGATTATTCCCTCGCTGTACCTGTCCGGTGACTTCGTCGATTACTTTCGGGTCGACGAAAGGCGCGTTGCCTTCTATCTGGCCGATGTTTCGGGGCATGGGGCGTCTTCGGCATTCATCACGGTGCTCTTGAAGTTCATGACCACCCGTCTGCTGTTCGAATCGAAGCGTGGCGGAACGCTGCCTGAATTCAAACCGTCGGATGTGCTCGGGCATATCAATCGTGGGCTGATCAGTTGCAAACTGGGCAAGCATGTCACTATGGTGGGCGGGGTAATCGATGAGGACGCGGGTACGCTGACCTACGCGGTTGGCGGCCATCTGCCGCTGCCGGTGCTGTACACCGAGGGGCAGACGCGCTATCTGGAAGGCCGCGGTCTTCCGGTCGGGCTGTTCAATGAAGCGACCTATCAGGACCACGAGATGGAACTGCCGGCGTCCTTCAGTCTGACCATGTTGTCTGATGGCATACTGGATCTGTTACCCGGTGATACACTCAAAGAGAAAGAAGCCGTGCTTCCCGAGTTGGTGAAGACGGCTGGCGGCAGCCTGGAAGGCTTGCAGCGGGTTTTTGAATTGGCAACGCTAGGGGAGATGCCGGATGATATCGCCTTGTTAGTGTTAAGCAGGAATCTTGAATGA
- the rssC gene encoding anti-sigma factor antagonist RssC, with translation MSTGRIQFAEQEGTFVLKFVGEVRLTLCSALDATIERIFTALNFSAVVIDLTETRSIDSTTLGLLAKLSILSRQKVGLLPTLVTTHEDITRLLQSMGFDQVFNIVDRPLPRLESLTDLPSQDQCEEVVKAKVLEAHKILMGLNDSNREAFHDLVNALEGQR, from the coding sequence ATGAGTACCGGTAGAATCCAGTTCGCCGAGCAGGAAGGCACCTTCGTTCTGAAGTTCGTGGGCGAAGTGCGGTTGACGCTGTGTTCGGCCCTGGATGCGACTATCGAGCGAATCTTCACCGCGTTGAATTTTTCCGCAGTGGTGATCGATCTGACCGAGACTCGCAGCATCGACAGCACCACATTGGGCCTGCTGGCCAAGTTGTCGATCCTGTCCCGTCAAAAGGTCGGCCTGCTGCCGACCCTGGTCACCACCCACGAAGACATCACGCGCCTGTTGCAGTCCATGGGCTTCGATCAGGTGTTCAATATTGTTGACCGGCCGCTGCCGCGTCTTGAGTCCCTGACCGATTTGCCGTCGCAGGATCAGTGCGAAGAGGTGGTCAAGGCCAAGGTGCTCGAAGCGCACAAGATCCTCATGGGCCTGAACGACTCCAACCGCGAAGCATTCCACGACCTGGTCAATGCGCTTGAAGGGCAACGCTAG
- the tal gene encoding transaldolase — MTSKLDQLKNFTTVVADTGDFGAIKSLKPQDATTNPSLLLKAASSESNKAMLEEAFARGKGDIGLACDHFAVAIGQEILKVVPGRVSTEVDARLSFDTNALIERSERLIGLYNAAGVENDRVLVKLASTWEGIRAAEYLEKKGIQTNLTLLFSFAQAVACAEAGVFLISPFVGRIYDWYKKSSGTDYTGAEDPGVQSVTRIYNYYKANDFKTVVMGASFRNLNQIEQLAGCDRLTISTELLKQLAEDTGTLQRKLAPGNAGEPRQSLTESQFRWNSNEDAMATEKLAEGIRQFARDQEKLEALLPAKKA; from the coding sequence ATGACTTCCAAGCTGGATCAACTCAAGAACTTCACCACCGTTGTTGCCGATACCGGCGATTTTGGCGCTATTAAAAGCCTCAAGCCTCAAGATGCAACCACAAACCCCTCTCTGCTGCTCAAGGCAGCGTCGAGTGAAAGCAACAAAGCGATGCTCGAAGAAGCATTCGCACGCGGCAAAGGCGACATAGGGCTGGCATGCGACCATTTCGCGGTTGCCATCGGCCAGGAGATTCTCAAGGTCGTACCGGGCCGCGTATCCACTGAGGTGGACGCTCGACTGTCCTTTGACACCAACGCGCTGATTGAACGCAGTGAACGCCTGATCGGGCTGTACAACGCCGCCGGTGTCGAAAATGATCGCGTGCTGGTGAAGCTTGCGTCGACCTGGGAAGGCATCCGCGCTGCCGAATACCTTGAGAAAAAAGGTATCCAGACCAATCTGACGCTGCTGTTTTCCTTCGCTCAGGCTGTCGCGTGTGCTGAAGCTGGCGTATTCCTGATCTCGCCGTTCGTGGGCCGTATCTACGACTGGTACAAAAAGTCGTCGGGCACCGATTACACCGGTGCAGAGGACCCAGGCGTGCAGTCTGTAACGCGCATCTACAATTACTACAAGGCCAACGACTTCAAAACAGTCGTAATGGGTGCCAGCTTCCGCAACCTGAACCAGATCGAACAACTGGCCGGTTGTGACCGCCTGACCATCAGCACTGAACTGCTCAAGCAACTGGCCGAAGACACCGGCACACTGCAGCGCAAACTCGCTCCGGGCAATGCAGGTGAGCCACGTCAGAGCCTGACCGAGAGCCAGTTCCGCTGGAACTCCAACGAAGATGCGATGGCCACCGAGAAACTGGCCGAAGGCATTCGTCAGTTCGCTCGTGATCAGGAAAAACTGGAAGCGCTGCTTCCTGCCAAAAAAGCCTGA
- a CDS encoding M20/M25/M40 family metallo-hydrolase yields the protein MHPQRASLTAAIGFSLLSLSAMAASAMAADLSADQLLEQAKAEQQSYLATVRQLVDVDTGTGQAPGLKVISALLVERLKALGADVTTTPADPSAGDNIVGTFKGSGTKSFLLMVHYDTVFGPGTAAKRPFRLDSERAYGPGVADAKGGVAMILHSLKLLQDQKFKEFGTLTVLFNPDEETGSSGSKKVIAELARQHDYVFSYEPPDKDAVTVATNGINGLILDVKGKSSHAGSAPEAGRNAAMELAHQMLQLKDLGDPAKGTTVNWTLIKGGEKRNIIPSSASAEADMRYSDLSESDRVLADGERIVKNTLIDGTEVTLRMEKGRPPLAKNPGSEQLAKTAQALYGKIDRTVEPIAMRFGTDAGYAYVPGSAKPAILETMGVVGAGLHADDEYIELSSIAPRLYLTVALITQLSRDDSTP from the coding sequence ATGCATCCACAACGCGCCTCCCTAACCGCCGCAATCGGCTTTTCGCTGCTTTCTCTGAGTGCAATGGCGGCGAGTGCAATGGCCGCCGATTTGTCCGCTGATCAATTACTTGAACAGGCTAAGGCTGAGCAGCAGTCCTACCTTGCCACGGTCAGGCAATTGGTGGATGTCGACACCGGCACCGGTCAGGCGCCTGGCCTGAAGGTCATCAGCGCGCTGCTGGTCGAACGTCTCAAGGCATTGGGCGCCGACGTCACCACCACGCCAGCCGACCCGTCTGCCGGTGACAATATTGTCGGCACGTTCAAAGGCAGTGGTACGAAGTCCTTTCTGTTGATGGTTCATTACGACACGGTATTCGGCCCCGGCACGGCCGCCAAGCGACCATTCAGGCTCGACAGCGAACGCGCCTACGGCCCTGGCGTTGCGGACGCCAAGGGCGGTGTGGCGATGATTCTGCATTCGCTTAAACTGCTGCAGGATCAGAAATTCAAGGAGTTTGGCACGCTCACCGTGCTGTTCAATCCGGACGAGGAAACCGGCTCCAGCGGGTCAAAAAAAGTCATTGCCGAACTGGCCCGCCAGCACGATTACGTCTTCTCGTATGAGCCGCCTGACAAGGACGCCGTCACCGTAGCCACCAATGGCATCAACGGCCTGATTCTCGACGTCAAAGGCAAGTCCTCACACGCGGGTTCTGCACCCGAAGCAGGGCGCAACGCGGCCATGGAGCTGGCGCACCAGATGCTGCAACTCAAGGACCTCGGCGACCCGGCCAAGGGCACTACGGTCAACTGGACGCTCATCAAAGGCGGAGAGAAGCGCAACATTATCCCGTCCAGCGCCTCAGCCGAAGCGGACATGCGCTATTCCGACCTGAGCGAGAGCGACCGGGTACTGGCTGACGGCGAACGCATCGTGAAAAACACACTGATCGATGGCACTGAAGTGACATTGCGCATGGAAAAGGGCCGTCCACCGCTGGCGAAAAATCCGGGCTCTGAACAGTTGGCAAAAACGGCGCAGGCGCTCTACGGGAAAATAGATCGCACTGTCGAACCCATCGCCATGCGCTTCGGCACCGATGCAGGTTATGCCTACGTGCCTGGCAGCGCAAAGCCCGCAATACTTGAAACGATGGGTGTCGTCGGTGCTGGTCTGCATGCCGACGACGAATACATCGAGCTGTCGAGCATTGCGCCCAGGCTGTACCTGACCGTTGCCTTGATCACTCAGTTGTCACGGGATGATTCAACGCCGTAG
- a CDS encoding nuclear transport factor 2 family protein, whose amino-acid sequence MSKNIKAVPTEDYNAVIATAAKYVEGLRIGSVETIAEAFHTDAVMYGFTNGQLLGGPISNLYSFVQSNGKAPDIVTRLDVLAITPTTAVVRVDMEKDAIGADYNDYLTLIRIDGTWKVIAKVYHQFEG is encoded by the coding sequence ATGAGCAAAAACATCAAAGCCGTGCCCACTGAGGATTACAACGCCGTCATCGCCACCGCGGCAAAGTATGTCGAAGGCTTGCGCATTGGCAGCGTCGAAACCATCGCCGAAGCGTTTCATACCGATGCGGTGATGTACGGTTTCACGAACGGCCAACTACTGGGCGGCCCGATCAGCAATCTTTACTCGTTCGTCCAGAGCAATGGTAAAGCACCGGATATCGTGACCCGGCTTGACGTGCTGGCGATCACTCCTACGACCGCTGTTGTAAGGGTCGATATGGAGAAAGACGCGATAGGTGCCGATTACAATGACTACCTGACGCTGATCAGGATTGACGGAACATGGAAGGTCATTGCCAAGGTCTACCACCAGTTCGAAGGTTGA
- a CDS encoding alkene reductase: MIDNSTRTDLFSATQLGSIEVANRIFMAPVTRSRYAEDGVPGELHATYYAQRASAGLIIAEATNISPQGRGYAATPGIWSEEQVAGWRKVTDAVHAAGGKIVCQLWHVGRFSSVDLQPDGQAPVAPSAIAAEGNTYTVDGFVPVSMPRALHSSEIPGIIEQYRLAAENAKRAGFDGVEVHSANSYLLDQFLRDSTNQRTDQYGGSIANRARLTLEVTQAIVDIWGSDRVGIRLSPVTPDAGNTPPDSNVMALHGYLIDQLNIFNLAYLHFVEGATATSRDVPEGVDMDALSARFKGFFIGNNNYDLEMAIERRSQGIIDAVAFGRLFISNPDLVQRLRLGAELTVAPRETYYGGGASGYTDWPSGNY, encoded by the coding sequence ATGATCGATAACAGCACCCGGACAGATTTATTCTCTGCCACTCAACTGGGCTCAATTGAAGTCGCCAATCGCATCTTCATGGCACCTGTTACCCGCAGCCGTTATGCCGAAGACGGTGTTCCTGGTGAACTGCATGCTACTTATTACGCCCAACGCGCCAGCGCCGGGTTGATCATCGCTGAAGCGACAAACATCTCCCCTCAGGGCCGAGGCTACGCCGCCACGCCAGGCATATGGAGTGAAGAGCAGGTGGCGGGCTGGCGAAAAGTTACCGACGCAGTGCATGCCGCAGGCGGAAAAATCGTCTGTCAGCTATGGCATGTAGGACGCTTTTCCAGCGTCGATCTACAACCGGACGGTCAGGCTCCGGTCGCGCCGTCGGCCATCGCCGCCGAGGGCAATACGTACACCGTCGACGGTTTCGTACCTGTTTCGATGCCACGCGCGCTGCACAGCTCGGAAATTCCGGGGATCATCGAGCAATACAGGCTCGCAGCCGAAAATGCCAAGCGTGCCGGGTTCGACGGCGTGGAAGTACATTCGGCCAACAGCTACCTCCTCGACCAGTTCCTGCGCGACTCCACCAATCAGCGTACTGACCAATACGGCGGCTCGATAGCAAACCGCGCACGACTGACGCTTGAAGTGACTCAGGCGATCGTCGATATCTGGGGCAGCGACCGTGTCGGTATCCGTCTGTCACCCGTCACGCCGGACGCTGGCAACACCCCACCGGACAGCAATGTGATGGCGCTGCACGGCTATCTGATCGACCAACTGAACATTTTCAACCTGGCCTATCTGCATTTCGTAGAAGGCGCCACCGCTACGTCGCGAGATGTGCCGGAAGGTGTCGACATGGACGCGTTGAGCGCGCGCTTCAAAGGTTTCTTTATCGGCAATAACAACTACGACCTGGAGATGGCCATCGAGCGCCGCAGCCAGGGAATCATCGATGCAGTCGCCTTCGGTCGGCTGTTCATTTCCAATCCGGATCTCGTCCAGCGCCTGCGCCTTGGCGCCGAACTGACAGTAGCGCCGCGCGAGACGTATTACGGCGGCGGAGCATCTGGCTACACAGACTGGCCATCAGGCAATTACTGA
- a CDS encoding TetR/AcrR family transcriptional regulator, translating to MKKPIQNMRQHIIDVARSLMTNKGYTAVGLAEVLSTAGVPKGSFYHYFRSKEEFGQALLEEYFAEYMSRVDTLMALPGTGAERLLAYFHYWIETQGNDLPEGKCLVVKLGAEVCDLSEDMRIVLKSGTAKIIQRMHTCVEMAVADGSLHAVDDTRAFAESLYQLWLGASLLVKVNKSADAFETAMNMSKRLLQ from the coding sequence ATGAAAAAGCCAATCCAGAACATGCGGCAGCACATCATTGATGTCGCCAGATCGCTAATGACAAACAAAGGCTATACCGCCGTCGGGCTCGCCGAAGTGCTGAGCACTGCAGGGGTGCCGAAAGGGTCTTTCTACCACTACTTCCGGTCCAAGGAAGAGTTCGGCCAGGCGCTGCTCGAAGAATACTTCGCCGAGTATATGTCTCGTGTGGATACCCTCATGGCGCTCCCGGGAACCGGCGCAGAACGGCTGCTGGCCTACTTCCATTACTGGATAGAGACACAAGGCAACGATCTTCCGGAAGGTAAATGCCTGGTGGTCAAGCTGGGTGCTGAAGTGTGCGATTTGTCCGAGGACATGCGCATAGTCCTTAAATCAGGCACAGCGAAGATTATCCAGCGGATGCACACATGCGTCGAAATGGCCGTAGCAGACGGCAGTCTTCATGCCGTCGACGACACACGGGCGTTCGCCGAGTCGCTCTACCAACTGTGGTTGGGCGCCTCGCTGCTGGTGAAGGTCAACAAGTCTGCTGACGCTTTTGAAACCGCCATGAACATGAGCAAACGCCTGCTGCAATAG
- a CDS encoding LexA family protein has translation MSVTFLGPLSAEGIKLPFIPMSSKGSWSPVVEKHVSIAEGCEVREPHAYLARIEDEGMLGVGICTGDMLVVDRSQYAEHGDIVVASLNARQICRRLYMRGEFVILQSENSDYPALQVTDNDDLIILGVVTYSMKNLLEGRDAGVNK, from the coding sequence ATGAGTGTTACCTTCCTTGGCCCGTTGTCGGCAGAGGGCATCAAGCTTCCGTTCATTCCCATGTCATCCAAAGGTTCCTGGTCGCCTGTCGTGGAGAAACATGTATCAATCGCCGAGGGGTGTGAGGTCCGTGAGCCGCACGCTTACCTGGCCAGGATCGAGGATGAGGGCATGCTCGGGGTCGGCATCTGCACGGGTGACATGCTGGTGGTCGACCGTAGTCAGTATGCGGAGCATGGGGATATCGTTGTTGCGTCACTTAATGCCCGGCAAATCTGCCGCCGTCTGTACATGCGTGGCGAGTTCGTGATTCTGCAGTCCGAAAACAGCGATTACCCCGCGCTGCAGGTGACGGATAACGATGACCTGATCATCCTCGGTGTCGTTACTTACAGCATGAAAAATCTGCTCGAAGGGCGAGATGCCGGGGTCAATAAATAG